The following coding sequences lie in one Caldisericia bacterium genomic window:
- a CDS encoding pyridoxal phosphate-dependent aminotransferase family protein: protein MNPLETRINKFLERLDDAKKRNLYFYQAPIEKMYDAHVIINGKDYIMFGSYSYLGLINHPKINEAAKKAIDEFSTGAHGVRLLAGTTILHNQLEERIARFKGREASVVFSSGYVTNLTTISTLLTKDDYVFCDKYDHASIVDGAIQSRANFIRFDHNDVEHLEELIKEVPQDKVKLIVVDGVYSMDGDIAPLPQLIEIKKKYNAILMVDEAHSLGVLGENGKGIEEYFGIHGEVDIDMGTLSKTIPSVGGYIAGDKNLIDFIKHNSRAYIFSAALPPAQTVAAMISFDIIEEEKWRIKKLWENINHYTSELKKMGYDTMNTQSAVVPILLKDDELALKLTRILWDEGILIFPILTPAIPPGTARLRSCIMASHSHDDIEKALKALYKGGKELGII, encoded by the coding sequence ATGAATCCACTTGAAACAAGAATTAATAAATTTTTAGAAAGATTAGATGATGCAAAAAAAAGAAATTTATATTTTTATCAAGCACCAATTGAAAAAATGTATGATGCTCATGTTATTATAAATGGAAAAGATTATATAATGTTCGGTTCATATTCATATTTAGGATTAATTAACCATCCTAAAATTAATGAAGCAGCTAAAAAAGCAATTGATGAATTTAGTACTGGTGCACATGGTGTTAGACTTCTTGCTGGTACAACAATACTTCATAATCAACTTGAGGAAAGAATAGCTCGTTTTAAAGGAAGAGAGGCAAGTGTAGTTTTTAGTAGTGGTTATGTAACAAATTTAACAACAATTTCAACTCTTCTTACAAAAGATGATTATGTTTTCTGTGATAAATATGACCATGCAAGTATTGTAGATGGAGCGATTCAATCAAGAGCAAACTTTATAAGATTTGATCATAATGATGTTGAGCATCTTGAAGAATTAATAAAAGAAGTTCCGCAAGATAAAGTAAAACTAATAGTTGTTGATGGAGTTTATTCAATGGATGGAGATATTGCTCCACTACCTCAATTAATTGAAATCAAAAAAAAGTATAATGCAATTCTTATGGTTGATGAAGCGCACTCTCTTGGAGTTTTAGGTGAGAATGGAAAAGGTATAGAAGAATATTTTGGAATACATGGTGAGGTTGATATTGATATGGGAACACTTTCAAAAACAATTCCATCAGTTGGAGGATATATTGCAGGAGATAAAAATTTAATTGATTTTATAAAACATAATTCAAGAGCATACATATTCTCTGCCGCACTTCCTCCTGCACAAACAGTTGCTGCAATGATTTCTTTTGATATTATTGAAGAAGAAAAATGGAGAATTAAAAAATTATGGGAAAATATAAATCATTACACAAGTGAACTTAAAAAAATGGGTTATGATACTATGAATACACAATCTGCTGTTGTTCCAATATTACTTAAAGATGATGAACTTGCTTTAAAATTAACGAGAATTTTATGGGATGAGGGAATTTTAATATTTCCAATTTTAACTCCAGCAATACCACCAGGAACTGCTAGATTACGCTCTTGTATTATGGCATC